tataaactaacaaccattcacactcacattcacacctacgggcaatttagagtcttcaattaacctaccatgcatgtttttggaatgtgggaggaagaaaacccacgcagacacgggggaGAACATATAAACTCCACATTGAGATGTAGCTTTTGAACAAGCTTAGACTCCCCACATCCTGCCATGCCATTTGAATCTGGCGAACCCATACCCTTCTTtccgctcctcttcctcctgacAAATACTTCTTGCTGAAACTGTGGCCTACTTTATATCCAAACCAGCAGGCACCAGGTTACTTCCTGTTTGGTAGCTGCACAGTCAGTGCCAAATACAGTACGGGCTAGCTTGGGCCATCCTGTGCCTCATGGAAGATGCCGCGCAAACTCAGTGCGGTGTTTAAGCGCCTTTAGCATCCCAACTTAAGCAAATATCGTTGGCACACAATAAACACATGATCTGGGCGAGTGTATGCTAAGGTACCTTAAAAATGCATGTAATGTCATGTCTGTGAAGTAGATCGGGCTAACTTTATTTGTCATGCAGTAATCCACCAGCAGATCATTGGGCCTTGAGTAGTGGCCTGCCTACTTACGTTGCTGAAAGTGGCTTTGTGAGTTCCATTTGATGTCATTACAACAATGTGCATCAATCTGTGTTTTTGTAACCATGACGTAAGcaattttttggttttgtgttcCTTAGATTTGCAATATCATGAATGCAGGGGCGGATGAGACATTTCAGTTCCAAGTAAGAGCTCAAACGTGGTGAAAGAAAAGTAAACATGGCAATCAATGAACACAATGTTTTGTTGGCTTGTTTCGATGATCCAGACTGAGGCACTGGACAGCAGTGGATGGACCATAAAGAATGTTCTCTCCCTCCCAATCGTAAACAAAAAGGAAGAGATAGTCGGCGTGGCCACCTTTTACAACAGAAAagatggaaagccatttgacgATCAAGATGAGCAGCTCATGGAGGTATGGTACATTCATAACTCCACCACATATTCTACTGAACCTCTTGTATTAGTCCTGATATTCTGGTGCTGCTTATTTCCCAGGCTTTGACCCAGTTCTTGGGCTGGTCGGCTTTGAACACGGACACATACGACAAGATAAACAAGCTCGAGAACCGCAAAGGCATCGCCCAGGACATGGTGCTCTACCATGTTAAATGTCGGAACGATGAAATTCAAAATATCCTGGTCAGTACTTTTTCCATGTTCTGCAAAGTTGGAATCAAGGCAACTGAGCTCTTTTTGTTTGCTGCAGATcatctttaatccaaaaggcttcttcagttctacaTTTTATGAGTGGAGCATCCGTTTATGTCTTTGCTAGGTGTGTTTCATGAGGGTGGTCCTGATAGGGTTGTTGTTGCCAGGCGTGGCTGGTGAACAACCATCCTGAACACCAACCAGTCGTTTACCTGCCTGGTGGCAAAACAAATCGATAGCGGCCACTCTTCCAGTGGAATGAGACAATCTTTAGGGCGAGAGTTGTCAGGACATTGTTGTAAGCAGATGATAGGTGATGGTGCAAACCTCATCCTTTAGAGGTTAGGGTTTTAGTTCAAGTGTTACGGTTATGGTTTTAGTAAGAGGTTCAGGGTTACGGTTGTTGTTAGTGGTAATGGTTAGTTTGTTTTGCAGCCATAGCCCTAAAgcaggggttagggttagcagtACAAACACATTAAGTTCAGTACAACCTTTCTATTGTGGGGGccttttgattttctttgtgtgtggacTTGGCTAGGGCAAGTACAAACTTTGGCTTTTGTATCCACTCTCAGAACACAACAGAGGTCTATGACTGCGAACCATGGGAGTGTGAAGAAGACGAGCTTCTTGATATCTTGGTAAAATGTTTAAGAATGGAATGTTGAGTGTGTTGAATGCAGTGTGTCATTGACTTTTCCATTTGTAGAAAAAAGACCTTCCTCCTCTGATAAAGAAATTTGAGATCTACGAGTTCCGTTTTTCGGATTTCAAATGTACAGAGCTGGAACTGGTCAAGTGCGGAATACAGATGTACTATGAAGTCGGTGTAGTCAAGAAGTTCCAAATCCCACAGGAGGTGATTGTGCACTCACAAACTTTGTATCATGAAACAGCATGCGGCGCTTCTAAGCATTGTGGTTCTATTGGTTCTCCTCAGGTGCTGGTTCGTTTCATGTACTCTGTCAGTAAAGGCTACAGGAGAATCACTTACCACAACTGGCGCCACGGCTTCAACGTGGGACAGACCATGTTCACTCTCTTGACGGTATATATTTATGTGCATATTCAGCTTAAAAAGCAAGCAGGATTCATGagtaatgtatgtttttgggccAGACGGGAATGCTAAAGAGGTACTATACCGACTTAGAGGTCATGGCCATGATTACAGCAGGCTTCCTTCATGACATTGACCACAGAGGAACCAACAACTTGTACCAGGTCAAGTAAGTGCTGCTAGCTTAATTTACTAGACATATTTGACATCAGACTGACTGGTCAACTGTCAACTGTCCACTGGCATTGTGAAAACTCCGTTGCTATTTGATGTGTAGTACAGATGAGATGACATCATTTTAAGGTGTTTTAATTGCAGTTTTAATGTGAACAGGTCAGGCAACCCACTAGCCAAGCTGCATGGATCTTCCATCTTGGAACGACACCATCTAGAGTTTGGAAAATTTCTCCTGTCTGATGAGGTAAAAATGTCTAATGAGAAGTATGCATCTCCAAGATTTGTCGATCCCTCCTATTTTaaatccaaaaaacaacaaactgacTTTTTTGTTGAGCCTGATTTAACAGCACCATCTGAAGTTACAGTACCTTAACATGTAATAGGtacttttgttatattgcagaagCAGGACTAAACTGCAGCTgtctctccaaaaaaaaaaaaaaaatcaaatataatgGAGtgtcataatccatccatccattttctatagctcttgtcctcatttgggtcaagGATTTGGGAagttatcccagctgactttgggcatgtAGTTACATTACATTTCGAGATGATATTCTTTCACTAGCAGATAAGGAATCAAGGATCTAGGTTCACCATTTTGATGACAGGAGAGAGGTTTTTTACAGAGTTATCCAGTTGGTTATTATGTTTAGCTGAAATTGTATTTAGTgttacattttatgttacaaGATTTAGCAATGGGTTGGTAttggtcactttttttttttttttatcttttcagTTAACCGTATTGTTTCGGTATCGGTTTGGAATATGGCggcatccacctcacagttctgaggacacgggttcaaatccggcctcgcctctgtggcGTTtacatattctccccgtgcctgcgtgagttttctcggggtactctggtttcctcccacatcccaaaaacatacacagtttattaattgaagactctaaattgcccataggtatgaatgagagtgcaaatggttgtttgtttgtatgtgctctgcgataggctggcaaccagttcagggtgtacctcgcctcctgcccgttgttcgctgggataggctccagcatacccgtggccctagtgaggataagcggtgtagaaaatggattgatggctgGGTTtggaatatttatttgggaggtCAATTAATTTTAGATCACCGCCAAAATTAGGAGATAATAGAATCCTGCAGTTCAAAACAGGGGAGACTTTCTGTGTAACTAATGACCAGAAGTTCTGAACAGGTGTTACATAGCCCATGGGCATGAAGATAAGCATCAGTTGCATGGCAACCTCAATTTCATGGGTGAGCTTacttgggcaagaggcgggatacaccctggacagtCAAATgcaggggacatatagacaagcaaccatttacAGTCACATTCACGGTCCTAAAATGTGGTCTCACCTTCatttaaatcacaagaataaacaaacagagTCTGCCttaactaataccacacaaacaaatgtatgtttttgtccgtgtttttattgaaaataacattcacaggacagagAGGAAAACATGAACTTTTTGGCTACAGGTTCTccaagaggcggcacggtggccgactggttagagcgtcagcctcactggtctgaggtgcggggttcaatccccgtcccccctgtgtggagtttgcatgttctccccgtgcctgcgtgggttttctccgggcactccggtttcctcccacatcccaaaaacatgcattaattggtgactctaaattgcccgtaggcatgactgtgagtgcgaatggttgtttgtttgtatgtgccctgcgattggctggcaaccagttcagggtgtaccccgcctcctgcccgatgacagctgggataggctccagcacgcccgcgaccctagtgaggagaagcggctcagaaaatggatggatggatggaggttctCCAAGAGTTATTCAGAGTCAGGTGTGAGCCAAACTGAGCCAACCTGGAGTCAAATCAATGAGCGAAGATTGGAGGTGTGACTTAAAGCTACTCTGACCACTAGAAAAGACACACCAGGTTAGAATTGTCTCCTGTCAAGAATCATTGCCTGATGTGTACGATGCCTCGCTCAAAAGAGCTCTCAAAAGACCTATGATAAAGAATTGTGTGTTGACTTGaataaagctggaaaaggttataaaagTATCTCTATAAGTCTTGATGTTCATTAATGGAGAAACTTCAGCACTGTAGCTACTCTTCCAAGGAGCGGTCATCCTGAAGTAAAGGAGAAACCtcagctgaagacttacagaaatcactggcacaGCCCATCTCTTTTGACAAATCTACCATACAgcaaacattaaacaagaatgggcttcatccgagaacaccaAGGACTgctgtcttaaaaaaaacattgctccATGTTTGAAGTTACTTAAAGAGCACATGGACGTTCCACAGCACTACTACCAAAATAgtctgtggacagatgaaataaagttgaattgtttggaaTGAACACACAACACcgtgtgtggaggaaaaatggcacagaaCACCAACATAAAAACCTTACCCCAACTGTAAAACATAGTGGAGGGAGCATGGTATGGGGGTAATGCTTTTCAACCTCGAGGCCTGGACTGCTTGCTAACATCaatgtaaaaatggaaaatgaattcCCAAGTTTATCAAGCTATTtggtctgatctgcaactacaggaaatgtttggttgaTGTTATTgttgccaaaggagggtcaaccagttattcaATCTAACGGTTTGCTTACTTTTTTcttcctgtcctgtgaatgtttacattatgtTCTATACAAacgtatatacaatataattgtttgtgtggtattagttcgACAAGCAGATGGTTTCTTGCGATTaattatgcagaaatttaagaaattccaaagggtgtACCCAGGGGGAAAAGCGAAACAAAgcgcaagcacagggaaaacataaAATCCACAGGGAAAGGCCAAACCTGAGAATATTTCAGGATATAGTACTTTTTTGGGCAACACAATATGCCAGGCATGatagtgaaaggacattgataactttgcattcctcgcagctctgcctagtttcattctgaagagtgaAGTAGgaatgcagcaggtgtacaatcttttaatcttttcctctgctggtcacttttaatattacagttattcactgtacattacagtacaccaacaccGCAGCAGACCgcgcgatgtgactattgcgaaCACGCACATCGCGATGGCGATGCTTAAGCAAAATATCATGCAGCCATAGTATGATTCAAATTCTTCTTTGGTGTATtggcaaaaatgaaataaacatgcatgttttgagcaTGAAAACACAATGTAGAATACTTCCTGCCCTTTCTTTCCTCACCAATAGTCACTGAACATCTACCAGAACCTCAACCGGCGACAGGTGGACCACGTCATTCACCTCACAGACATAGCCATCATCGCCACTGATCTCGCTCTTTATTTCAAGTTAGCTCTCGTTATGCTTACTCTATTCTCATATGAGTAGATTACTACAACTAATAAATGGTAATACCTCTCCTTGCATGCTAGAAAGAGGACCATGTTCCAGAAGATTGTGGACCTTTCGCACACGTATGAGGACGAAAAGAAGTGGGTTGATTTCATGTCTCTAGAAACAACCAGGAAAGAGATAGTCATGTGagtacacacaacacacacaaaaatgttttacttcttTCTGCCACGTCTTTAGCCTTGTACTAAATTTTTCACTGCAGGGCCATGATGATGACTGCTTGCGACTTGTCCGCCATTACCAAGCCTTGGGAGGTGCAAAGCAAGGTAAGAGGTATGCGTAAATACGTCATACGCATGCAGTACTCACTGTACGTTTGCATCATACAGGTTGCCTTGTCTGTGGCGGCAGAGTTTTGGGAGCAAGGTGACCTGGAAAGGACAGTACTGGAACAACAACCTATTGTAAGAGTTTTGTTATTTGATTGCTGAGCACAGGCAAATAAGACTAAATGCGAAATGACTTAGCAACGTGTAATAGCATTGCCAGTTCTCCAAGCAATGATATACTGTGTCTTCGCAATTttgcaatttttaaatgtttacagtacatgtacatgatacaaaaatcataaaaaattgGAGGATGTCCTGTGGGATATATTGTGGTCACGTACAACCATGATTTACTAGTTTCACCCATACCCCAGCATcattaaaactacaaaaataaccCATTTGCCTAACACAGAAACATCATTACTTAAGTGGTATAACTGCAAAATATCACAAACAACTGGAGGATGTCTGGTGGGGTTGCATTGTGGTCATCTACAACCATGAATTTCTTGTTTTGCCCATATTCCAGCGAGATGTGATACACCTTAAccccctttaaaaaaagaaaacatactcAATTTGGCCAACACAAACAGAAACACTGTACTTACATATAAGAAATTGAAGAATTCCAACAGGGTTGCATTATGATCATAAATAACCATGAATTTATAGTTTCACACATATACAAGCATctcatttattatacagtacaccATATGAGGTGTATTGGACAAGATCCAGAACTGGCGTTACAAAAGATATACTGTAGTTCAAATCCAAAcgacaaaataaaactttttcccTTGGAAGTTGCTGTATCTCCCCGGAGTCAAACACACTCtctcagccttctctgccacccTTTAATGCACTTCGAGACAGATCCAAAACAGCTCTGTCGTCACACCCATCTTTATGTTGTCCacgaaagagaaaaaaaatcacaaggaGCCAGGTCAGGTGAGTCAGCGGGGTCATGTTCTTCTTGGCCGGGAACTGTCAGGTGCTCAGGACACTGTGAGCAGacgcgttgtcatggtgaagcagctacAAGTTGTACCGCCAAATCTCTTGCCTCTTCTCGTGCACTGAACAGAACAGACGCCAAAGGATCTCATTGTAGACGTGCTGATTGGTCATCTGCGCCACActcaaggaaaacaaaaaaaaactcaatagtTTGGAGTTTGGTTTTGAactatatcttttgtgacacatcCTGTGCActtgaaaaactgaaaacataACCTGAGCTGCTCAACAGAAACACTGCACTTAATTTTATGTATGTGCAAATTAGATCATAAACAATTTGAGGATGTCCCCTGGCTTGTATTGTGGGTGTTTACAATCATCATGCGTTACTGCACTTTGGCATAAAGCAGAATATACACGTCGTCTGCCTAATACAGAAACAAAGTGGTGCATGGTACATGTACATAATATATTATTAACAATGGAGGATGCTCAATTGACTACACCATAGTCGTTTCCATGCATGCATTTCcagttattattgttttcttttgcgtCCATCAGCCCATGATGGACAGAAACAAAGCAGCAGAGCTCCCCAAGCTCCAATGCGGTTTCATCGACTTTGTCTGCACATTTGTCTACAAGGTGATGCTTTATTTGACTGATTAAATAAACCATACTGTACAGTGCAGGACTCTGTAACGTGAATGAATGACGAACTTTACTTTGTTTCACAGGAGTTCTCCCGCTTCCACCCACAAATCCAACCCATGCTCGACGGAATCCTCAACAACAGGAAGGAGTGGAACGCCAAAAAAGAAGAGTACGAGGCGACGCTCAAAGTCATCGAGGACCAGAAGGCTGCTCAACAGGCGGCCGCAGCCACTAAAGGTGCTACTCAAAGATTCAAATGACTCATTAATGGTCGTATTTTGGTGATGCGATACATGTTTCTTAGTGACATTTTCTTCCTCCATCAGCTGATAATGCCAGCGGTGGAGGCTCCAAGACCTGCTCGGTATGCTGAAAGATGATCGCTGTAGTCACTgccaaggaggaaaaaaaaaaaagataaagggAGCTGGACATGTGTGTGCAATCTTGGTCTCCTAATATTTCTGCGGCAAGATTGGTGCTTATGAGGAAGAAGCAGAGAGAGAATCGGAAGCAAGAGAAGTATCTTGTAGTCTTAACggaatatttacatatttggaCGGTGTAAGTGTATTTGTATATAcggtatgtgtgtatgtttccCAATTGTACAGATGACTTTTGGTTGGCCAGTCAAAACTAGCATAAAAGTGAACTTGTAAATACACCATCGTTGTGAAAAGCACAgattactgtttttttatttacacaaaaaaaagtcaattttgagGACATCAATACATCCGTTCATTTACTTACCCTCATTAGGGTCAGCTGGAGCGTATGCCAGGTGACTTCGGGCAAGAGctggggtacgccctgaactggtcgccagccaattacaagGAACATCTTTAGGCTAAGAATGACCAAAATACTTTGTCTTTggttgaaaaacaaatgtttactccTTCCTGTCACAGAAGTTTGTTTACCTCagttgagagagagagcaaaaagTAGCGTTCAGCACAGTTGCTTTTCACAAATCTGATGCAATAGTgatatacaggtgcatctcaattaattagaatattgtggaattaaatttgtttcaatttaaaaagtgaaattcatATCGTGTAGATTCACTGaacaccaaaagaaaaaacatttgatattttAGAATTTTGAGGATTATACTTTATAGCAAATGCAAACCCCCAATTTACCATCAAGAAACtacattatacaaaaaaaattatcaaaatgaTCTTTAATATAAAAAATTGGTAGGGATTGGCCTTCTGAATCTGCTTTACTTCTTTAAATATATGAACATTTCTATTCTGACTTCTTAAGATCCGCCTATACGATATGAGCCAACAAATTGCTAGCTGCTCAGTCATGATgcctttatactgtatacattgtATGAGTCAGAGTAGATGAGGGTACATTTAAGTATAATTACTAAAATAAGATGAGATACGgtctcttaaaatgttttttgtatgcGAATAGCTGTTTTAGCGTTGAGTCAAACTTTTGCAAGAAAGTGTTAAAGATTTCACAATAATAAACTGTACTTTTATGTGAAAGTCATGAGGGAAAAAAGCCCTAATTTGCTTATttagtctcattttttttacaatagttGCAATCTCATTACAAAAAATAGCctgttttgcaaaaataaagttgcaatgtCATAAGAATAAAGCCATAATTTTCAgaattttacaatatattttttttgaatggtcGTAATTTAAACTGTTTAACACCGTTGAGAAAATCATGTTAcataatttttcttcattttttaaaaatagaacttATTCTATCATTCTTTAtctcaaatttcattttttttgctaGTAAAACAATCCTATTCTCATTGACTATTCCCATAACATTAAAATTTAGTGTGACTTGAATACTCTTTTTTTGGCGCTCCCTTAAAATGGCGACTGGTGAGTGAAGCTGCTTGTGACGGCAGATATTCAATGAAGTTATTCAGAGAAAACTAATTCATAGCAAATAAATGTACCATAAGgtgatgacaatttttttctagACTACTCTCAAAGCTTTGCTTCTGTACATGCTCCATGTCGAACACAAACAATGATCCAAATAaagcaaatatattttgtgtgtgttgaataATGTCACAACACGAGAATAGAATTCCTAGTGACGGTTGCATAATGACACAAGGCGTTGGAGCCTTTAGAGAGGAGCGCTTCTGTCCACACTGCACTTTCTACGACTGGCGGCTGACCCCAATCCTGGGGATTATTGCTGCTAAACGAGGCCGGGGATTACAACCGCCCTTTAAGTGAAGGACACACACATCACAATGAACACTCCAACATATGAAAAATAATCTGCTTTTATTCAATTTGGAACATAACAGAAGGTAAGTGATAGCTCACTTGAGGATGGTGTCTGAATTAGCTGTGGAGACACAAAGAGGGGGGGAAAGGTAAGATCATAAATAAAGCCATTTGACGGGCATGTGCcaagtgatgatgtcatcattgtGCGCTACCTTCAGCCAATTGTTTGGCAATGCGCTCCTGCTCCTCTCGGGCCTTCTTTTCAGCTTCCTCCAACTTCCGTTCCTCCTCTGCGATGGGCTTCAGGTAATCTGAATATTAACAACAACGTTACCGGTTATTATCTCACAACAAGTAACATTTGGTTATAGAGCAGTGGTGGCGAATCTACGGTCTGTGAAAGCATTTCATCTGGGCCGCCATGccagtttgaaaacaaatgaaacctTGGAAATTGTGAAAAGTTGTCGATTGATCAAATAATTGTAACACCTAATTCACTTCTTCAAAaacaaggaaattctggtttcATGGTacgtacaccactgcaaaccacAAGCACAATACTAAACATACCTATCGGTCCTTGGTTTTtgacgtaacccaaatttgtacgcaAGTTAGCAGTTGGTCCATCACTTAACGCAGTAGTAGTCATAATCACAGTAAATACTGAAATTAAAAACACCTCTAGgccataaatttaaaaaacaaaaaacagcaagtaGATAACAATGCGTCTCCTTGTGCCATGTGACCAAGTATTCTTATTGCACAAACTCGTTCTTTACACGCCATTGGTAACCTTGCAACATCGTATGTAGTTAGTCGTAAAGCAACCCTTTAATGGTAAATAAATAGCTGAGTGAACGTGTTGATCAAAATTGAGCAGTCATCTATATCATTttatagagcagtgattctcactTTGCTACTAGTACCACTAGTAGTATTCAGGCTCTCTTTAGTGCTAAAGACTCCCTGCCTAatcacagttcagttgtatttaactttgtagtacatttgcattcaatctttaagaagtatttttcaaacttttatttgagtgcattttttatttaacttttacgtgcaatacattttcattgaatcacTATTTGAGTGCAAGAGAAGTGGTCGCTAGACTTACCAAACCTCTGTTTGCCATACAAGACGCCGAGGAACAGGGCAGACCACCGGGCCGTCTGAAAAATGACACCCACGCCATTGTGTTAAtagaaataacacaaaaaattgactttttaaaaaattattattagtactCCAAAGTACGTAAAACCACCCGCGCTTGTAAAGATAGGGCGAAGGCCACACTGACCTTCCGGCTGAGTTTAAAACTAAGAACAAATGACCACAAGAACACATATACAGAAATTCTTAAAGTACTTAACGACTAAATATGTCAGATATTATACAGATATTTTCCGCGTGGTTTTGCATAGCTTTACCCGTAAAACACCGCAATGTCATTGCAATACTGAGGACAGATTGAACTAGCCCACTAATACAGGGGGAAACTGACAACTAGACGTTTCATAATACGAcctatattaaatattattgcaACAAAACAAGACGACTAGCGTTAAAACCATCTGATATAATCCGTTTATTTTTACCTTAATGAGCGGCGACACCGCAACAGGGGGGGCCATAGTGAAGACAAGGACGACGATCACTTCcgcctttttcttcttcgtttATGCTCTATCAAAGTGGACACAGCGCCCCCACCACCGTCTCAGTCTCAAAACGGTAGTGCAACTACTACAATTGGACCACGTGAAATGAattgtatttacaaaaagcacagccaaaatGTTGAAACATTAGGGAAGTATAGCatatgctgaaaaaaataaaacgtttagtgattattaaaacaaaatgcaaatttagGGGCTGGGGGTCTTTATAAGAGGTGAACAATTTCTATAGGTTATCTATAGGTTaaggaaacatccatccagctgtctttgggtgaaaagcagggtacaccctggactcacacagcatatagacaaccaatcacactgacacaagcacggggaaacaaactccacacaggaaggccgtggCCAGGATTCAAACCCCAGACCTGAGAACCGTTGAGGCTAACCACTCAACATGTGCCACcgttaaagaaaaaataaaatgaaaatataaaaaaatgttttttggggtcaAAATTTCATCAAAAGAGTTTATTTAGGCCACATAAAATAGTTAggtaatacattttataataaCTCATATAAATACACGGATACAGTTTTTGTTATATTCATTATTGAAATGTAGAAAAAACTACTTTATAAACTTTCCCATTATATATGTCAGGTAAGTCtatgtacattattttaaagGCCGTAACAAATTTAAACTTGTGACGTCATCTTGCAgggaaagttacaaaaatattaagcATACACAAaggtgaaaacattttaaaacaaatccctcacataatttaaaatgaatgggTGTAAatactgcttgttttttttttatgttttcaaaaaatgtatCTCAAAGACTTTAGGCTGACTGATGATTTCTACACacaattaaataacatttaaatattggaggacttatatatatatatatatatatatatatatatatttatatatatatatatttatatatatatatatatttatatatatatatttatatatatatatatatatatatatatatatatatatatatatatatacacacacacacacacaagatgcaGGTTGTTCCTTAGTCATTGTCATAGATGCAATCTGGGGAGAGAGATGCAATCATGATTTA
The sequence above is a segment of the Phyllopteryx taeniolatus isolate TA_2022b chromosome 15, UOR_Ptae_1.2, whole genome shotgun sequence genome. Coding sequences within it:
- the pde6b gene encoding rod cGMP-specific 3',5'-cyclic phosphodiesterase subunit beta encodes the protein MGVQKEDVEQFLKGNPAFAKEYFAKKMNQSTISEVSGLLEKQVDFSQFQELSQVEESRIMYDLITDMQENINMEKVVFKILKRISALIHADRCSLFMYRQRNGIGELATRLFNVNTQSELDECIVPPDSEIVYPLDLGIVGHVAQTKKTVNVKDVKENQHFSSFGDELTDYETRNVLATPILNGKDMVAVIMALNKTTGPHFTNEDEDLFLKYLKIATLNLKIYHLSYLHNCETRKGQLLLWSANKVFEELTDIERQFHKALYTVRAYLNCDRYSVGLLDMTKEKEFFDVWPVLMGEQPPYSGPVTPDGREVHFYKVIDYILHGKEDIKVIPNPPADHWALSSGLPTYVAESGFICNIMNAGADETFQFQTEALDSSGWTIKNVLSLPIVNKKEEIVGVATFYNRKDGKPFDDQDEQLMEALTQFLGWSALNTDTYDKINKLENRKGIAQDMVLYHVKCRNDEIQNILNTTEVYDCEPWECEEDELLDILKKDLPPLIKKFEIYEFRFSDFKCTELELVKCGIQMYYEVGVVKKFQIPQEVLVRFMYSVSKGYRRITYHNWRHGFNVGQTMFTLLTTGMLKRYYTDLEVMAMITAGFLHDIDHRGTNNLYQVKSGNPLAKLHGSSILERHHLEFGKFLLSDESLNIYQNLNRRQVDHVIHLTDIAIIATDLALYFKKRTMFQKIVDLSHTYEDEKKWVDFMSLETTRKEIVMAMMMTACDLSAITKPWEVQSKVALSVAAEFWEQGDLERTVLEQQPIPMMDRNKAAELPKLQCGFIDFVCTFVYKEFSRFHPQIQPMLDGILNNRKEWNAKKEEYEATLKVIEDQKAAQQAAAATKADNASGGGSKTCSVC